In Scomber japonicus isolate fScoJap1 chromosome 7, fScoJap1.pri, whole genome shotgun sequence, one genomic interval encodes:
- the anapc4 gene encoding anaphase-promoting complex subunit 4, with amino-acid sequence MPAFRQVGEKQLPNPVMCMAWSPKRDLIALANTTGELLLHRLASFQRVWSLPPSEFTGKEITALAWRPDGKILAFSLGDTKQVVLCGVEKAEILHMFPMQNPVTCMHWMEVMEESSALSSFYNSEDESKLFLPKLPTLPKSYSTTSKIFSEEKSDEIMNLLGEVRLNVLVLGGDAGFVELYAYGMYKIANLTGVSGTCRSLSLSSDLKSLSVIAEVRSADNNPQICYIQLDTGLLSDCLPEVTRMARKFTHISTLLQYLHLSLTCMCEAWEDILMQMDLRLTKFVQEKNTSTQVQDEFLELLLWGQSSPELQALLMNQLTVKGLKKLGQSIESSYSSIQKLVISHLQSGSEALLYHLSEVKGMSLWKQKFEPLGLDSAAIEGAITAVGSFSLKANELLQVIDKSMKNFKAFFRWLYVAMLRMCEEHVPPELNKMTQKDIAFVADFLSEHFSENEELFDRKGKYFNVERVGQYLKDEDEDLVSPPNTKGNQWLKFLQESTHLKESPLLFPSYPQKSLHFVKRMMENVIEQCLQKPAEVIGKSVKQAVFLPLYTVPESSENTPRLFELPSLWNDKKAKMHYVVFCMPEISPCKLYLLRKGTDPKRHIPNSVVSIDFSHHLDNADDDDAEAQTHYVYKCLDARFYDDEMLTVVMQGAEESSRHVLAQLPLASTLSCETEFNWEPNLRLDQQSSAIPCQGLVLGSQWRELENMKAQFVAVNGIRKVACVLSANLRHIRVFEMDVEDEDDEGADSQNASADQDGLETTMNSQGQGEESVKAGAGEHRDDTCQKAEEQLESEEALELS; translated from the exons ATGCCTGCCTTCCGGCAAGTGGGGGAGAAGCAACTTCCCAACCCTGTAATGTGTATGGCATGGTCTCCCAAAAGAGATCTCATCGCTCTGGCCAACACAACTGGAGAG TTGCTTTTGCATCGTTTGGCTAGTTTTCAGCGTGTTTGGAGTTTACCACCCAGCGAGTTCACTGGGAAGGAGATAACTGCACTTGCCTGGAGACCTGATGGCAAAA TATTGGCCTTCAGCCTCGGAGACACCAAGCAGGTGGTCCTGTGCGGTGTTGAGAAAGCAGAGATCCTCCACATGTTTCCCATGCAGAACCCTGTAACCTGCATGCACTGGATGGAGGTGATGGAAGAGAGCAG TGCCCTCAGCTCCTTTTACaactcagaggatgaatccaaACTGTTTCTTCCAAAATTACCAACACTTCCCAAGAG CTACAGCACAACATCAAAGATCTTCAG TGAGGAAAAGTCTGATGAGATCATGAATCTCCTGGGAGAAGTCAG GCTGAACGTTCTTGTTCTTGGAGGAGATGCTGGATTTGTGGAGCTTTACGCCTATGGAATGTACAAGATTGCCAATTTAACAGGA GTTTCAGGAACCTGTCGCAGCCTGAGTCTGTCAAGTGATCTCAAGTCTCTGTCCGTCATAGCAGAGGTCAGGTCTGCTGATAACAACCCACAGATCTGCTACATTCAG TTGGACACAGGCTTGTTGTCAGACTGTCTACCTGAGGTCACCAGGATGGCACGCAAGTTCACCCACATCTCCACCCTGCTGCAGTACCTGCACCTCTCACTTACCTGTATGTGTGAAGCCTGGGAGGACATCCTCATGCAGATGGACCTCCGACTCACCAAGTTTGTTCAG GAAAAGAACACAAGCACTCAAGTTCAGGATGAGTTTCTGGAGCTGCTGTTGTGGGGACAATCAAG CCCTGAACTACAAGCTCTTCTCATGAACCAGCTGACTGTCAAG GGCCTGAAAAAGCTCGGCCAGTCCATTGAGTCCTCTTATTCCAGCATCCAGAAGCTGGTGATCAGCCACCTGCAGAG CGGCTCTGAGGCTCTGTTGTATCACCTGAGCGAGGTGAAAGGCATGTCTCTATGGAAGCAGAAGTTTGAGCCACTTGGTCTGGATTCAGCAGCTATAGAAG gtgcCATTACAGCCGTGGGTTCCTTTTCTCTGAAGGCCAATGAACTTCTGCA GGTGATTGACAAGAGTATGAAAAACTTTAAGGCCTTTTTTCGGTGGCTGTATGTAG CTATGCTAAGAATGTGTGAGGAGCATGTACCACCAGAGCTCAACAAG ATGACTCAGAAGGACATCGCCTTTGTTgcagacttcctgtctgagcatTTCAGTGAG AATGAAGAACTCTTTGATCGTAAAGGGAAGTACTTCAATGTAGAACGGGTTGGTCAG TACCTGAAGGATGAGGACGAAGACCTTGTCTCTCCGCCCAACACAAAGGGAAACCAGTGGCTGAAGTTTTTACAGGAGAGCACACACCTCAAGG agagtcCTTTGCTGTTTCCTTCATATCCCCAAAAGTCATTGCATTTCGTCAAGAGGATGATGGAGAATGTGATTGAACAGTGTCTGCAGAAACCTGCT GAAGTAATTGGGAAGTCTGTGAAACAGGCTGTCTTCTTGCCCCTCTACACTGTGCCAGAGAG ctcTGAAAACACACCACGACTTTTTGAACTGCCATCCCT GTGGAATGATAAGAAGGCCAAAATGCACTACGTTGTGTTCTGCATGCCAGAGATCTCACCGTGCAAGCTCTACCTATTACGGAAAGGAACAGACCCAAAAAG ACATATCCCCAACAGTGTTGTGTCGATTGACTTCAGCCACCATCTTGACAatgcagatgatgatgatgctgaagCCCA gaCCCATTATGTGTACAAATGCCTGGATGCTCGTTTCTATGACGATGAAATGTTGACTGTGGTCATGCAAGGGGCagaagagagcagcagacatgtCCTGGCTCAACTCCCTCTTGCTTCCACCTTAAGCTGTGAGACTGAATTCAACTGGGAGCCCaatctcag GTTGGACCAGCAGAGCAGTGCTATCCCATGTCAAGGCCTGGTGCTGGGAAGTCAGTGGCGGGAACTGGAGAACATGAAGGCTCAGTTTGTGGCTGTCAATGGAATCCGCAAAGTTGCCTGTGTG ctAAGTGCCAATCTGAGGCACATACGTGTTTTCGAGATGGATGtggaagatgaggatgatgaggggGCTGACTCACAGAATGCCAGTGCTGACCAGGATGGTCTGGAAACTACCATGAACAGCCAGGGGCAGGGAGAGGAGAGTGTGAAGGCCGGGGCTGGAGAACACAGAGATGATACGTGTCAAAAAGCTGAGGAGCAGCTGGAGTCCGAAGAGGCTCTGGAACTGTCGTAG